In the genome of Coraliomargarita algicola, one region contains:
- a CDS encoding alpha/beta fold hydrolase — MQILALHGFTGCGNDFAPFAELVGAQWHCPDLPGHATNSQLPCKPADMIDFIDHERHNQQLQTAAPKILLGYSMGARAALVHACQQPAAWDALILISANPGIADEAERAQRRSTDAELASSIESKGLSAFLEFWQQTPMIRSQKNIRNDWRTRMQVNRGTHTTAGLARNLREFGQGSVPNLWPQLSKLSMPIVCITGRNDHKYTTIAEKMLQVLSLGDHSQTEHIVVDDSGHAPHLEAPKPTACAIRQFLNKLQ; from the coding sequence ATGCAGATTCTAGCACTTCACGGTTTCACTGGTTGCGGCAATGATTTTGCTCCTTTCGCGGAGCTGGTCGGCGCGCAATGGCATTGTCCCGACCTCCCGGGGCACGCCACCAATTCTCAGCTGCCTTGCAAGCCAGCTGACATGATCGATTTTATCGACCACGAACGGCACAACCAGCAGCTACAAACTGCAGCCCCCAAGATCCTACTAGGCTACTCCATGGGAGCGCGAGCCGCCCTAGTTCACGCCTGCCAACAGCCCGCGGCATGGGATGCACTGATTCTTATCAGTGCCAATCCGGGCATAGCAGACGAAGCGGAACGGGCCCAGCGCCGTAGCACCGATGCCGAACTTGCGTCTTCCATCGAGAGCAAGGGCCTGAGCGCATTTCTGGAATTTTGGCAGCAGACTCCCATGATTCGCAGCCAAAAAAATATTCGCAACGATTGGCGCACGCGCATGCAGGTAAATCGTGGTACACACACAACAGCCGGCCTCGCTCGTAACCTGCGTGAATTCGGTCAAGGCAGCGTGCCCAACCTGTGGCCGCAGCTCAGCAAACTCTCCATGCCCATTGTATGCATAACTGGCCGAAACGATCATAAGTATACGACGATCGCCGAAAAAATGCTCCAAGTCCTCTCTCTCGGCGACCACAGCCAAACGGAGCACATTGTTGTCGATGACTCAGGCCATGCCCCGCACTTGGAAGCTCCCAAGCCCACGGCCTGCGCGATACGGCAATTTCTCAACAAACTGCAGTGA
- a CDS encoding peptidylprolyl isomerase has product MKVTLETTQGSITFELFADVAPKTCENFTTHCKNGYYNGVIFHRIIEQFMIQGGDPTGTGRGGESIWGKNFEDECARDLTFDKPGLLAMANAGPGTNGSQFFITTAATPWLHMNHTIFGEVIEGMDVVEKLEKVKKGPGDRPVEEQKIISATVSE; this is encoded by the coding sequence ATGAAAGTTACACTCGAAACCACACAAGGCTCCATCACCTTCGAGCTCTTTGCCGACGTCGCGCCAAAGACCTGCGAAAACTTCACCACTCACTGTAAGAACGGCTACTACAACGGCGTGATCTTCCACCGCATCATTGAGCAATTCATGATCCAAGGAGGCGACCCCACTGGTACAGGCCGCGGCGGTGAGTCCATCTGGGGCAAAAATTTCGAAGACGAGTGTGCGCGCGATCTCACTTTCGACAAGCCCGGCCTGCTCGCCATGGCCAATGCAGGTCCCGGCACCAACGGCAGCCAATTCTTCATCACGACTGCAGCCACACCTTGGCTCCACATGAACCACACCATCTTCGGTGAAGTGATCGAAGGCATGGACGTCGTAGAAAAACTGGAAAAGGTCAAAAAAGGCCCCGGTGACCGCCCGGTTGAGGAGCAAAAAATCATCTCGGCCACAGTCAGCGAGTAG
- the cobA gene encoding uroporphyrinogen-III C-methyltransferase yields MSQPGKVYLIGAGPGDPGLVTVRARELIELADVIVYDYLANPKLLDWAKPAAEKIYVGKRSGMHSIPQDEIEEILVDRAHKGLQVVRLKGGDPFVFGRGGEEASELQIDKIPFEIVPGVTAALAAAAYAGIPLSHRDFSSSITFLTGHENPEKHTLSIDFKLYGKTNGTLCLYMSVGQLPRIIKELKAGGMSGEMPVGIIQWATLSRQKSVYGTIDSILEDIEQSGIGTPAMIIIGQVVAHRAKTEWFEGRPLFGKRIVVTRAREQAGQLSQILSDQGAEVIELPFISVQQHFDAKRLGEVFAGIAVYEWIIFTSANGVKNFFDLFYKAYDDIRCLGPMRIAAVGAATAREIEKHKLKVDLIPQQANADALADELIENEGIESVQILVITGNQNRENLVKRLESDEGRAIVDTLPLYKITKTDLSQDPAAERFRKEGADAVLFTSSSTVKSFVDQHAALTLEPDARKPVFGSIGPLTTQTLKDLKLPVAFEATQASLEHFVVETISHLNSET; encoded by the coding sequence ATGTCACAACCAGGAAAAGTATATCTCATCGGCGCCGGCCCCGGCGATCCGGGCCTTGTCACCGTTCGCGCACGTGAACTCATCGAACTTGCTGATGTCATCGTTTACGACTACCTCGCAAATCCCAAGTTGCTAGATTGGGCAAAGCCAGCTGCGGAAAAAATCTACGTCGGCAAGCGTTCGGGCATGCACTCGATCCCACAGGATGAAATCGAGGAAATTCTGGTCGACCGCGCCCATAAAGGCTTGCAAGTGGTACGTCTCAAGGGGGGCGACCCCTTCGTATTCGGTCGTGGCGGCGAAGAAGCCAGCGAGTTGCAGATCGACAAAATCCCCTTTGAAATCGTCCCCGGAGTCACGGCCGCACTGGCAGCAGCGGCCTATGCAGGCATTCCTCTGTCCCACAGGGACTTCAGCTCCTCCATTACCTTTCTCACCGGACACGAAAATCCAGAGAAACATACGCTCAGCATCGACTTCAAGCTATACGGAAAAACCAATGGCACACTTTGTCTCTACATGAGCGTGGGACAACTACCGCGCATTATCAAAGAGCTCAAAGCAGGTGGCATGTCGGGCGAAATGCCCGTCGGCATCATCCAATGGGCCACGCTTAGCCGGCAAAAATCCGTCTATGGCACCATCGATAGCATACTCGAAGACATCGAGCAATCCGGCATCGGGACCCCGGCCATGATCATCATTGGCCAAGTCGTGGCACACAGGGCAAAGACCGAATGGTTTGAAGGACGCCCACTCTTTGGCAAACGTATCGTCGTCACCCGCGCCCGCGAACAGGCGGGACAACTCAGCCAAATTCTGAGCGACCAAGGTGCCGAAGTCATCGAACTGCCCTTCATCTCGGTCCAGCAACATTTCGATGCCAAACGCCTGGGTGAGGTATTTGCAGGCATCGCCGTTTACGAATGGATTATCTTTACCAGCGCCAATGGCGTGAAGAATTTCTTCGATCTATTTTATAAGGCCTACGATGACATCCGTTGCCTCGGGCCCATGCGCATCGCCGCAGTCGGAGCGGCCACCGCGCGCGAGATTGAAAAGCACAAACTCAAGGTAGACCTCATCCCGCAACAGGCCAATGCCGACGCCCTCGCCGATGAATTGATCGAAAACGAAGGCATCGAAAGCGTGCAAATCCTCGTGATCACCGGCAATCAGAACCGCGAGAACCTGGTCAAACGCTTGGAATCCGATGAGGGCCGCGCCATCGTCGACACATTGCCCCTCTACAAAATCACGAAAACAGACCTCAGCCAAGACCCTGCAGCCGAACGTTTCCGCAAGGAAGGTGCCGACGCCGTGCTCTTTACCAGCTCATCTACAGTGAAATCTTTTGTTGATCAACATGCTGCACTCACACTGGAGCCGGATGCCCGCAAGCCTGTATTCGGCAGTATCGGCCCCCTCACCACGCAAACGTTGAAAGACCTCAAACTTCCGGTTGCCTTCGAAGCCACACAAGCCAGCTTGGAACACTTCGTCGTCGAGACCATCTCTCATCTCAACTCTGAAACATAA
- the hemC gene encoding hydroxymethylbilane synthase gives MSSSTLIATRKSPLALKQTEMVRARLAETLPQEEFANLELTTKVDERLNWSLEKRGGIGLFTKELEDALLDHRAELAIHSAKDMPTVSPEGLAIAGYLPRARVNDVLVHRNDCPIPQTIATSSPRRRAQLGILFPSAEWTTIRGNVGTRLRKIAEGECEASLLAAAGLDRLEIESYPGLNFIELPVHQVVPAPGQAAIAVQCRSEDFAKYENLFCAQTQLAVTFEKGFLQRLGSGCQIPVGAYYKAGLFRVFHPEVGHQEFKITLESMDQIEPELDAIMKVLKL, from the coding sequence ATGTCTTCATCCACACTCATAGCCACCCGCAAAAGTCCGCTTGCACTCAAGCAAACGGAAATGGTACGTGCCCGCCTAGCAGAGACGCTCCCACAAGAGGAATTTGCGAATCTCGAACTGACGACCAAAGTCGACGAGCGCCTCAATTGGTCGCTGGAAAAGCGTGGTGGGATTGGCCTGTTCACCAAGGAACTGGAGGACGCCCTACTCGATCATCGCGCGGAACTGGCGATTCACAGCGCCAAGGACATGCCGACAGTTTCCCCAGAGGGACTTGCCATCGCTGGCTATCTACCGCGCGCCCGCGTAAATGACGTGCTGGTGCATCGCAACGATTGCCCGATCCCCCAAACCATCGCCACCAGCAGTCCTCGTCGCCGGGCACAGCTCGGCATCCTGTTTCCATCCGCCGAATGGACGACGATTCGCGGCAATGTCGGCACGCGCCTACGTAAGATCGCGGAAGGTGAATGCGAAGCCAGCCTGCTCGCTGCGGCGGGGCTCGACCGCCTTGAAATTGAATCCTATCCAGGCTTAAATTTCATCGAACTACCGGTACACCAAGTCGTGCCGGCACCCGGGCAAGCCGCGATCGCGGTGCAATGCCGCAGTGAAGATTTCGCAAAATACGAAAATCTCTTCTGCGCCCAGACCCAGCTCGCGGTTACTTTCGAAAAAGGCTTCCTGCAACGCTTGGGAAGTGGCTGTCAAATCCCGGTCGGCGCCTATTACAAAGCGGGTCTCTTTCGGGTCTTTCATCCTGAAGTGGGCCATCAAGAATTTAAAATCACACTCGAGTCCATGGATCAAATTGAGCCCGAACTCGATGCCATCATGAAAGTGCTAAAGCTCTAA
- a CDS encoding Shedu anti-phage system protein SduA domain-containing protein yields MKTEELKNILDSEDGERALCRFIKENPFVLRESLQFMGHPTRVVEEFPIGNDYRADFVVLAPFSGAFEIKLIEIEPPSSPFFNKNGSLSQRANKALEQVNSWNTYIKKNQKQFLKDIERYAQEKDLIRDHTEPMTCSAGWSIHHPRMSLYFSYDIIMGRRASLTDAQLEKKADFLNNNNVALVTSDRLFQGTEKIDRNPEIYL; encoded by the coding sequence ATGAAAACCGAAGAATTAAAAAATATCCTAGACTCGGAGGATGGTGAACGAGCTTTATGCCGTTTCATAAAAGAGAATCCGTTTGTTCTTCGTGAGTCCCTCCAATTCATGGGACATCCGACAAGAGTCGTGGAAGAATTCCCCATCGGGAATGACTATCGAGCAGACTTCGTAGTGCTTGCACCTTTCTCTGGCGCATTCGAGATCAAGCTGATCGAGATAGAACCTCCCAGCAGCCCATTTTTTAACAAAAATGGAAGTCTGTCTCAGAGAGCTAATAAGGCATTGGAGCAAGTTAACAGCTGGAATACTTATATAAAAAAGAATCAAAAACAGTTCCTGAAAGACATCGAACGCTACGCCCAAGAGAAGGACTTAATTCGAGATCACACTGAACCAATGACATGCTCAGCAGGATGGTCTATCCATCATCCACGTATGTCGCTGTATTTCAGCTACGATATAATCATGGGACGAAGAGCCTCACTAACAGATGCACAGCTAGAAAAGAAAGCCGATTTCCTAAACAATAATAATGTAGCACTTGTTACATCCGATCGTCTTTTCCAAGGCACCGAGAAGATCGACCGCAATCCAGAAATCTACCTCTAA
- a CDS encoding IS110 family transposase — MNTAKNTHTIGIDLGDKSHETCTLNAEGEIIERTTLLNNQPELIRFSKANRGATLIMEAGCHSPWISRLFNQRGHKVVVANPRKVRAIYQTDNKNDERDALLLARIGRFDRNLLYGIEHKSEAHQRALKIIEARDALVTARVKLVNHVRGSLKSLGIFLPSGCSTEAFARKATEHLEAADYALVAPVIESIGHLSELIKSEDKHIDTMIAEDYPVAQKLLTIPGVGPITALSFVLIIGSPDRFATARDVGPFLGLVPGRDQSGDVDKPMRITKAGNRMMRRLLVSCAQYTLGHFGPPSALKEAGERKANSGAKIAKKKAVVMTARKLAVMMLALWKDPNSEYEPFPGKSSQQQAIAA, encoded by the coding sequence ATGAATACAGCAAAAAACACCCACACCATCGGCATCGACCTAGGCGACAAGAGCCACGAAACTTGCACTCTAAACGCAGAGGGCGAGATTATCGAACGAACAACACTGCTCAACAACCAGCCCGAGCTAATCCGTTTCAGCAAAGCCAACCGAGGCGCCACTCTCATCATGGAAGCCGGTTGCCATTCACCATGGATTAGCCGTCTGTTCAACCAGCGCGGCCACAAGGTAGTCGTCGCCAATCCACGCAAGGTCCGGGCGATCTACCAGACCGACAACAAAAACGACGAACGTGACGCGCTGCTGCTGGCTCGCATTGGACGTTTTGACCGCAACCTACTCTACGGCATCGAACACAAGAGCGAGGCGCACCAAAGAGCGCTGAAGATCATTGAAGCACGCGATGCCCTGGTGACCGCACGCGTCAAACTGGTCAACCATGTGCGCGGCTCTCTCAAAAGCCTAGGCATCTTCCTACCATCCGGTTGCAGCACGGAGGCCTTTGCCCGTAAGGCCACGGAGCATCTTGAAGCCGCGGATTACGCACTCGTCGCACCGGTCATCGAAAGCATCGGCCATCTGAGTGAACTCATTAAATCCGAAGACAAACACATCGATACCATGATCGCCGAGGACTACCCTGTGGCTCAGAAGCTATTGACGATCCCCGGAGTCGGCCCAATCACAGCTCTCTCCTTTGTCTTAATTATCGGCTCGCCAGACCGCTTTGCGACAGCGCGAGATGTCGGCCCGTTTCTTGGACTCGTCCCTGGGCGTGATCAATCCGGCGACGTAGATAAACCCATGCGCATCACCAAAGCCGGCAACCGCATGATGCGACGACTACTCGTCAGCTGTGCTCAATACACGCTCGGACACTTTGGACCGCCCAGCGCGCTCAAAGAAGCTGGAGAGCGCAAAGCGAACAGCGGAGCAAAGATAGCGAAGAAGAAAGCCGTCGTCATGACTGCCCGCAAATTAGCCGTGATGATGCTCGCACTCTGGAAAGATCCGAACTCCGAATACGAACCCTTCCCAGGTAAGAGCAGCCAGCAACAAGCAATCGCCGCTTAA
- a CDS encoding GIY-YIG nuclease family protein → MFYVYVLQSQLDQGLYIGYTGNLRRRLFEHNTGEARATSFRRPWKLIYYVAYLIEEDAMRRERFLKSGAGRRHIDKQLRRYFERHPRA, encoded by the coding sequence ATGTTCTATGTTTACGTGCTGCAGTCTCAACTCGATCAGGGGCTTTATATCGGTTACACTGGTAATTTGCGTCGCCGTCTATTTGAGCATAATACTGGTGAAGCCAGAGCGACTTCTTTTCGAAGACCTTGGAAGCTCATTTATTATGTGGCGTATTTGATTGAGGAGGACGCAATGAGACGAGAACGCTTTTTGAAGAGTGGAGCGGGCAGGCGTCATATTGATAAACAACTGCGTCGCTATTTTGAGCGACACCCTCGAGCTTGA
- the ilvC gene encoding ketol-acid reductoisomerase — protein sequence MPAKVYTDKDADLRVIKKKTLAIIGYGSQGHAHAQNLKDSGLNVIIGLYKKSKSAAVARKQGFEVFETAEAVQRADVIMIAVPDMKQAEVYENDILPNLTEGKTLAFTHGLAIHFGLIEAPKGIDVIMVAPKGPGHVVRSQYVEGKGVPALIAVNKGSSKDAKKVALAWAKGVGGTRAGVIETSFKEECETDLFGEQAVLCGGASALVMAGFETLVEAGYQPEMAYFECLHELKLIVDLMVESGISGMRFSISETAEWGDYISGPRVINAQSKKAMKAILKDIQTGKFTKNWVKEYKDGLPKYKQFIEDGQNHQIEKTGQRLRALMPWVKKRNIKGTQASYN from the coding sequence ATGCCTGCAAAAGTCTATACAGATAAAGACGCCGACCTAAGAGTTATCAAAAAGAAAACCCTCGCCATCATTGGCTACGGTTCTCAGGGCCACGCACACGCCCAAAACCTCAAGGACAGCGGTCTGAATGTGATCATTGGTCTCTACAAAAAGAGCAAATCTGCTGCCGTTGCCCGCAAGCAAGGCTTCGAAGTTTTTGAAACTGCTGAAGCTGTTCAACGTGCAGACGTCATCATGATCGCCGTGCCCGACATGAAGCAGGCTGAAGTTTACGAAAACGACATTCTTCCCAACCTGACAGAAGGCAAGACACTCGCATTCACCCACGGTCTTGCAATCCACTTCGGATTGATCGAAGCACCTAAGGGCATCGACGTCATCATGGTGGCTCCTAAGGGTCCTGGCCACGTGGTTCGCAGCCAATATGTTGAAGGTAAGGGCGTTCCTGCATTGATCGCGGTCAACAAGGGCTCCTCTAAGGATGCCAAAAAAGTCGCACTGGCATGGGCCAAAGGCGTCGGCGGCACACGTGCCGGCGTGATCGAAACATCTTTCAAGGAAGAGTGTGAAACTGACCTCTTCGGCGAGCAAGCCGTTCTTTGCGGCGGTGCATCGGCCCTCGTTATGGCTGGCTTCGAAACATTGGTTGAAGCTGGCTACCAACCCGAAATGGCTTACTTCGAGTGCTTGCACGAGTTGAAGCTGATCGTCGACCTTATGGTTGAGTCCGGTATCTCTGGCATGCGTTTCTCCATCTCCGAAACAGCTGAATGGGGTGACTACATCTCAGGCCCTCGCGTGATCAACGCACAGTCCAAGAAGGCCATGAAGGCGATCCTCAAGGACATCCAAACTGGCAAGTTCACCAAGAACTGGGTCAAGGAATACAAGGATGGTCTGCCAAAGTACAAGCAGTTCATCGAAGACGGCCAAAACCACCAAATCGAGAAGACGGGTCAACGCCTCCGCGCGCTAATGCCTTGGGTCAAGAAGCGCAACATCAAGGGCACACAAGCTTCTTACAACTAA
- the ilvN gene encoding acetolactate synthase small subunit, giving the protein MRHIISILVENKFGVLARIAGMFSGRGFNIETLNVGPMIDNKLSRITATIIGDSEALDQAIKQVNKLINVLEVTEFSDGQATERELVMLKVSATANQRAEVVQVCDIFRAKIIDVSAESVNIEMTGNASKVTAFLNLIEPYGIVEMARTGNLALKRG; this is encoded by the coding sequence ATGCGTCACATCATCTCAATTCTTGTCGAAAATAAATTTGGAGTTCTCGCTCGCATCGCTGGAATGTTCAGCGGTCGCGGATTCAATATCGAGACACTGAATGTGGGCCCAATGATCGACAACAAGCTTTCGCGCATTACAGCGACAATTATTGGTGATAGCGAAGCACTCGATCAAGCGATCAAACAAGTAAACAAGTTGATCAACGTACTGGAGGTCACTGAGTTTTCGGATGGACAAGCCACTGAGCGCGAACTCGTCATGCTCAAAGTCAGCGCAACCGCCAACCAACGCGCCGAGGTCGTACAAGTATGCGACATCTTTCGTGCCAAGATCATCGACGTCTCCGCGGAAAGCGTGAATATCGAAATGACTGGCAATGCCAGCAAGGTCACAGCCTTCCTCAACCTAATCGAACCCTATGGGATCGTCGAGATGGCACGCACAGGCAACCTAGCCCTCAAACGCGGCTAA
- a CDS encoding DUF1318 domain-containing protein produces MKNHILLMRCLLIALAGLLYSQLPLSADTLNPNEDALLETMGARLPELMELKLKGLVGETNMGLLEARGTIEREQRRLLSDENRDRLAYYKLISVRLGIPVAAVQRKRAEQIRENSPKGVWLESKSGEWHRE; encoded by the coding sequence ATGAAGAACCATATACTATTAATGAGGTGCCTGTTGATTGCATTGGCCGGCTTACTTTATTCGCAGTTGCCGCTGTCTGCGGATACTTTGAATCCGAATGAGGATGCTTTATTGGAAACGATGGGGGCACGTTTGCCTGAGTTGATGGAGCTGAAATTGAAGGGTTTAGTGGGCGAGACGAATATGGGCCTGCTTGAGGCCAGAGGTACGATTGAGCGTGAGCAAAGGCGCTTGTTGTCGGATGAGAATCGCGATCGTCTTGCCTATTATAAATTAATCTCAGTTCGATTGGGAATACCGGTGGCAGCTGTGCAACGAAAGCGTGCAGAACAAATTCGGGAGAATTCACCCAAGGGAGTTTGGCTTGAATCAAAGTCGGGAGAGTGGCATCGCGAATAA
- a CDS encoding ATP-binding protein, whose protein sequence is MKNTALRFTLKFLFSLLAVAFAAQITVTLTDARFGDYIRQIAPVYGVSIAIILLGGYRYLAAIFLGCLLPALFEDQHYLLILSIPFAVTLTAALAYRSLIYLKVDLRMERIRDALFVIFVGLVLRTLLGALVQTLFFSRQWNLLFFNQFLELLFTNWLSAAVGAIIVTPFILTWARPAGFRLVGRQGVEVCLWFLTLLLFGHITFQNWAPTDTLFYPMELAIFPIMAWSAIRFGLRGASAGVLALALLAGWEIVRVLSGLGSGMTQSPANVWIFVGIVSVTSICLASVMTELRIRESQILENETRLSAFTEALPDIAFVLTRTGEIRDIFAGSARIEANHRIVSAERAVGRNIADIFEADVCRGFLDTIERTIRSNEIRKHEYSLMSADVGEHVFEARVTPMRRSVGGASSVVWVAYDISERKLAEMAIQSRDKILRATARANNNLLTTQDVSQAVGAAMREVGQALNVERGFIFEVTDRTHEAFQNFCIKHEWRLNDRLPSFWGDPLYQDSPLEEFCPDWYQLLASGRHIEIDGLQKDRRSMDILRYFNSRSMLVVPMWMEGKLYGFFGVDHCSRTHEWSDGEIYAVRVLSTSLSGLILIREQERLLRAAKETADAASSAKGEFLAIMSHEIRTPMNAIIGYTDLLAQTDLSEIQSEHAAIIKRSGRALLDLINNILDYSKIESRSLELEVREFDLEQVICESLESILVAAKEKGIKVDYDMDDDLQEAYIGDAHRVRQVLLNLANNAVKFTAEGEILIRVELEANEADLAYDRLHFIVSDTGCGIAEDKFERLFRAFSQVDSSTTRVFGGSGLGLIISKRLIERMDGEIWVKSQVGEGSQFHFRIHLLRTDHEVRTHAPFASQAASDDSLEVSFAATYPLRILLCEDDKDNRWVIRELLEMLGYRPNIVESGEDALEQLKHRAYDAVLMDVRLPGLSGIELTQAIRSGAEKIEKADQDIIAVTAYAMNEDREKCLNAGMNDYIRKPVEIIELKDALRRACQSSRA, encoded by the coding sequence ATGAAGAATACTGCCCTGCGTTTTACTTTAAAGTTTTTGTTTTCATTGCTTGCAGTGGCTTTTGCTGCGCAGATTACCGTGACGCTGACAGACGCGCGTTTCGGTGACTATATTCGGCAGATCGCGCCAGTATATGGTGTGTCCATTGCGATCATCTTGTTGGGGGGCTATCGCTATCTAGCTGCTATTTTTCTTGGCTGTTTGTTGCCTGCGCTTTTCGAAGATCAACACTATTTGCTTATATTGAGCATTCCTTTCGCCGTCACATTGACGGCGGCCTTGGCGTATCGTTCTCTGATTTATTTGAAGGTTGATTTGAGAATGGAGCGGATTCGGGATGCTCTCTTTGTCATTTTTGTTGGGCTTGTATTGAGGACATTGCTGGGGGCCTTGGTGCAGACTTTGTTTTTTAGTCGGCAGTGGAATTTGCTGTTTTTTAATCAGTTTCTAGAATTGCTCTTCACTAATTGGCTCTCGGCTGCAGTCGGGGCAATTATCGTGACCCCGTTTATTTTAACCTGGGCGCGTCCGGCAGGTTTTCGATTGGTGGGGCGCCAAGGTGTTGAAGTGTGTCTCTGGTTTTTGACCTTGTTGCTCTTTGGGCATATTACTTTTCAGAATTGGGCCCCGACGGATACGCTGTTCTACCCCATGGAACTGGCGATTTTCCCGATTATGGCGTGGTCGGCGATTCGGTTTGGCTTACGGGGGGCATCTGCTGGGGTGCTGGCATTGGCCTTGTTGGCCGGCTGGGAGATCGTTCGGGTGTTATCTGGCCTTGGCTCGGGGATGACGCAAAGTCCCGCGAATGTGTGGATCTTTGTCGGCATCGTTTCCGTGACCTCGATTTGTCTCGCCTCGGTCATGACGGAGCTGCGGATACGGGAGTCACAAATTTTAGAGAATGAAACGCGTTTGAGTGCTTTTACGGAAGCCCTTCCCGATATCGCTTTTGTTTTAACCAGGACTGGGGAGATTCGTGATATTTTTGCCGGGAGCGCTCGCATCGAAGCGAATCACCGTATCGTATCTGCGGAGCGAGCTGTTGGGCGGAACATTGCGGATATCTTTGAGGCCGATGTGTGTCGTGGCTTTTTGGATACGATTGAGAGAACTATTCGAAGTAACGAGATCCGGAAGCATGAATATTCGTTGATGTCGGCTGATGTCGGGGAGCATGTTTTCGAGGCGCGGGTGACTCCGATGAGACGTTCTGTCGGGGGCGCTTCAAGTGTGGTCTGGGTGGCTTATGATATCAGTGAGCGTAAACTCGCGGAAATGGCGATTCAGAGTCGGGATAAAATTTTACGTGCGACTGCGCGTGCGAATAATAATTTGTTGACGACTCAGGATGTGAGTCAAGCGGTGGGCGCGGCGATGCGTGAAGTCGGGCAGGCTTTGAATGTGGAGCGCGGGTTTATTTTTGAGGTTACGGATCGCACACATGAAGCGTTTCAGAATTTTTGTATCAAGCATGAGTGGCGCTTAAACGATCGCTTGCCCAGTTTCTGGGGAGATCCACTCTATCAGGATTCTCCCTTAGAGGAGTTTTGCCCGGATTGGTATCAGCTACTCGCCAGTGGGCGGCATATCGAAATCGATGGTCTGCAGAAGGATCGTCGTTCGATGGATATCCTGCGATACTTTAATAGTCGATCCATGTTGGTGGTGCCGATGTGGATGGAAGGCAAGCTGTATGGATTTTTCGGAGTGGATCATTGTAGTCGTACGCATGAGTGGAGCGATGGCGAGATTTATGCCGTCAGAGTGCTTTCGACCAGTTTGTCCGGCTTGATTCTTATTCGAGAGCAGGAGAGGCTACTGCGTGCTGCCAAGGAAACGGCCGATGCCGCCAGTTCGGCAAAAGGCGAGTTTCTTGCCATCATGAGTCATGAGATTCGCACCCCGATGAATGCGATTATTGGCTATACGGATTTGCTGGCACAGACGGATCTGTCTGAGATCCAGAGTGAGCATGCGGCCATCATTAAGCGTAGTGGGCGTGCCTTATTAGATCTCATCAATAACATACTGGACTATTCCAAAATTGAGTCACGTTCATTGGAGTTGGAAGTTCGGGAATTTGATTTGGAGCAGGTGATTTGCGAGTCACTGGAGAGCATCTTAGTTGCGGCTAAGGAGAAGGGAATCAAAGTTGATTATGACATGGATGATGATCTCCAGGAAGCGTACATCGGCGATGCTCATCGAGTCCGGCAGGTGCTCTTGAATCTCGCAAATAATGCCGTGAAGTTTACGGCCGAGGGAGAGATTTTGATTCGTGTTGAGTTGGAAGCAAACGAGGCTGATTTAGCCTATGATCGTTTGCATTTTATTGTCAGTGATACTGGCTGTGGGATCGCTGAAGATAAATTTGAGCGACTTTTCCGGGCCTTTAGTCAGGTGGATTCGTCGACCACAAGAGTCTTTGGTGGGAGTGGACTGGGCTTGATTATTTCGAAGCGATTGATTGAACGCATGGATGGAGAGATCTGGGTGAAAAGCCAAGTCGGGGAGGGCAGCCAGTTTCATTTTAGAATTCACTTACTACGCACGGATCATGAAGTGCGCACGCACGCTCCCTTCGCTTCGCAAGCCGCAAGCGATGATAGTCTGGAAGTTAGTTTTGCGGCGACGTATCCTCTGCGAATTTTACTTTGTGAAGACGACAAAGACAATCGTTGGGTGATTCGTGAGTTACTGGAAATGTTAGGTTATCGTCCCAATATTGTGGAATCTGGGGAGGACGCTTTGGAGCAACTGAAACATCGTGCGTATGATGCTGTGTTGATGGATGTGCGTTTGCCTGGCTTGAGTGGGATTGAATTGACGCAGGCAATTCGTAGTGGCGCAGAGAAGATCGAAAAGGCGGATCAGGACATCATCGCTGTCACGGCTTACGCGATGAATGAAGATCGTGAAAAATGCCTGAATGCCGGTATGAACGATTATATTCGCAAACCGGTGGAAATTATTGAACTCAAAGATGCGCTTAGGCGTGCCTGTCAGAGTTCCAGAGCATAA